The Branchiostoma floridae strain S238N-H82 chromosome 8, Bfl_VNyyK, whole genome shotgun sequence genome has a segment encoding these proteins:
- the LOC118420431 gene encoding uncharacterized protein LOC118420431, which translates to MGCRKKASNLEQRTSPQGHGETEEAQSRDENHSSQGILVRGRRPDSTQRISPEEEALLNQSRGGATADEAGQNQEEARAEETGQNQEEARAEETGQNQEEARAEETGQNQEEARADEADEPRKARVKWPPSNAERQWEQLDDDPEGILEGTLAGGVERKLEAFVKIVTVYNVGLERFGEMEIGKGRPQCKQPNRREREKQKIRKDLKALRKRWRKASLEERDALSALQEELRARLRSLSKAERTRKKRRQKEKKRAEFVSNPFRFTKKLLGAKTSGRLTCSREDVESYLQKTHGDSERETPLQERPPEEFPDPRQPIRELDCSELKLAEVKEVIRKARAGSAPGPSGIPYRVYKKCPKLTRRLWSLLKVVWRKKKVPQEWKKAEGVFCPKQEKAVNIEQFRTISLLSVEAKIFFAIVAKRLLEYMMSNDYIDTSIQKGGVPGCSGCLEHTSILSQLIQEAKSGKKDLAVVWLDLENAYGSVPHKLIKVALEKYYVPAPVRHLIEQYMNGLKIRFTVNGHTTAWQSLQKGIITGCTISVILFVSAMNLVMKPALTQARGPKTESGIRQPPLKAFMDDITVTTESVISARHMLKSLSKAASWARMRFKAKKCRKLVLRKGKVCDRVQLEVQGERVPNIADQPIKSLGKKFDATLGDKNNVKDFKPLVREGLKAIENSDLPGRYKVWCYQYGLLPRTVWPMSMYNIPLTVVEEVERAVSRHLRKWLGVPPGLTSVGLYSKSAKLQLPLSSMEEEFKVTKARAQVMLQQSRDEKVSQAGIELRSGRKWTATEAVSNAASRLRHKDIVGIIAQGRRGLGAEREGSQTWGKAGPKERREMIQKEVRQREEELRRARAVGQGVQGAWTKWEGVRERRIAWKELFREPLKTTFLLKSVYDLLPTAVNLKRWGKRDEDRCVLCGKKGNLSHILSSCQVALSRGRYTWRHNQVLKVIVNALEEVRAENKGRPGKRIQPISFVKEGEKVKNIEKRHRDQPGIMTTANDWVIQADIGKQLELPKDIITTNLRPDIIMYSRRTKQLVLIELTVPWEDRVEEAQERKLQKYQELVTNCRERGWKTRNCPVEVGCRGFIAESM; encoded by the exons ATGGGGTGTCGGAAAAAAGCGAGTAACCTCGAACAGCGCACGAGTCCGCAAGGACACGGTGAGACGGAGGAAGCCCAGAGCCGGGATGAAAACCACAGTTCTCAGGGCATCCTAGTGAGAGGTCGGCGCCCTGACAGCACCCAGAGGATCAGCCCAGAGGAGGAGGCACTGTTAAACCAGAGTAGAGGAGGGGCTACGGCGGATGAGGCAGGCCAGAACCAGGAAGAAGCTAGGGCAGAAGAAACAGGCCAGAATCAGGAAGAAGCTAGGGCAGAAGAAACAGGCCAGAATCAGGAAGAAGCTAGGGCAGAAGAAACAGGCCAGAATCAGGAAGAAGCTAGGGCAGACGAGGCCGATGAACCGAGAAAAGCGCGGGTGAAGTGGCCCCCCAGTAACGCAGAAAGACAGTGGGAGCAGCTAGATGATGATCCGGAAGGAATACTAGAAGGCACGCTCGCAGGGGGAGTAGAGAGGAAGTTAGAGGCATTTGTGAAGATTGTCACTGTGTATAACGTTGGGCTGGAGAGGTTTGGAGAAATGGAAATAGGGAAAGGAAGACCCCAGTGCAAGCAACCAAAccgtagagagagagagaaacagaagATAAGGAAAGACCTGAAGGCTCTAAGGAAGAGATGGAGGAAGGCCAGCCTAGAAGAGAGAGATGCCTTAAGTGCTCTACAGGAAGAGCTTCGCGCTAGACTTCGCAGCCTTAGCAAAGCAGAAAGAACGAGGAAGAAGCGCCGTcaaaaggagaagaaacgtgcAGAGTTTGTGTCAAACCCATTCAGGTTCACGAAGAAGTTGCTAGGTGCCAAGACAAGTGGCAGGCTAACATGTAGTAGGGAAGATGTGGAAAGCTACCTGCAGAAGACTCACGGGGATAGCGAGCGAGAAACTCCGCTACAAGAGAGACCCCCGGAAGAGTTCCCAGACCCAAGGCAACCAATCAGGGAACTAGACTGCAGTGAACTCAAGCTAGCTGAAGTGAAGGAAGTGATTAGAAAAGCAAGGGCTGGATCAGCACCAGGCCCTAGTGGAATACCGTACAGGGTGTACAAAAAGTGCCCGAAACTGACAAGAAGGCTCTGGAGCTTATTGAAAGTAGTATGGAGGAAGAAGAAGGTACCACAAGAATGGAAGAAAGCAGAAGGGGTATTTTGCCCTAAACAGGAGAAAGCAGTGAACATAGAGCAGTTCAGAACAATATCTCTCCTTTCAGTGGAGGCCAAGATATTCTTCGCGATTGTAGCCAAAag GCTCTTGGAGTATATGATGAGCAACGACTACATAGACACCTCCATTCAAAAGGGTGGCGTGCCAGGTTGTTCGGGATGTCTAGAACACACAAGCATCTTATCCCAGCTTATACAAGAAGCCAAGTCTGGAAAGAAAGACCTAGCAGTAGTCTGGTTAGACCTGGAGAACGCCTACGGCTCCGTCCCGCACAAGTTGATAAAAGTAGCCCTAGAGAAGTACTATGTCCCGGCACCAGTACGACACCTGATTGAACAGTACATGAACGGGTTAAAGATCAGGTTCACTGTAAATGGTCACACAACCGCATGGCAAAGCCTACAAAAAGGCATCATAACCGGATGCACCATATCTGTGATCCTGTTCGTTTCAGCTATGAATCTGGTAATGAAACCAGCTCTGACTCAAGCTAGGGGGCCGAAGACTGAGTCTGGAATAAGGCAACCTCCACTTAAAGCCTTCATGGACGACATAACAGTGACTACAGAAAGCGTGATTAGCGCGAGACACATGCTCAAGAGTCTTAGCAAGGCAGCCAGCTGGGCTAGAATGAGATTCAAAGCCAAGAAGTGTAGAAAGTTGGTGTTGAGGAAAGGAAAGGTGTGCGACAGGGTGCAGCTTGAAGTGCAAGGGGAGAGAGTCCCAAATATTGCAGACCAGCCAATTAAGAGCCTAGGCAAGAAGTTTGATGCAACGCTAGGCGACAAGAACAACGTCAAGGATTTTAAACCGCTCGTGCGAGAAGGGCTGAAAGCTATAGAAAATAGTGATCTACCAGGAAGATATAAAGTCTGGTGCTACCAGTATGGTTTGCTCCCAAGAACTGTATGGCCAATGTCTATGTACAATATCCCCCTTACAGTGGTGGAGGAAGTAGAGAGAGCGGTGAGCAGGCACCTGAGGAAGTGGTTAGGGGTACCGCCAGGCCTGACAAGTGTAGGCCTTTACAGCAAGTCAGCAAAACTGCAGCTGCCATTATCATCGATGGAGGAGGAGTTTAAGGTGACAAAGGCGAGAGCTCAGGTGATGCTCCAGCAGAGTAGAGATGAGAAAGTCAGCCAAGCGGGCATAGAGTTAAGATCAGGGAGGAAGTGGACAGCAACAGAAGCAGTTTCCAACGCAGCAAGTAGGCTGAGGCACAAAGATATCGTCGGAATCATAGCCCAGGGAAGGAGAGGGCTAGGAGCAGAGAGAGAAGGTAGTCAGACCTGGGGCAAAGCAGGCCCAAAGGAAAGGAGAGAGATGATCCAGAAAGAAGTTAGACAGCGGGAGGAAGAACTTCGGAGAGCTCGAGCCGTAGGACAGGGTGTCCAAGGGGCATGGACAAAGTGGGAAGGAGTACGAGAACGAAGGATAGCATGGAAGGAATTGTTCAGAGAGCCCCTAAAGACCACATTTTTATTAAAATCTGTTTATGACCTCCTACCAACAGCTGTCAACTTGAAGAGATGGGGGAAGAGAGACGAAGACAGATGTGTGCTCTGCGGAAAGAAAGGAAATTTAAGTCACATCTTGTCAAGCTGCCAGGTGGCGTTGAGCCGAGGGAGATACACATGGCGCCACAACCAAGTGTTAAAAGTCATTGTCAACGCGTTGGAAGAAGTGAGAGCAGAGAACAAGGGTAGACCAGGGAAAAGAATCCAGCCCATCAGCTTTGTAAAAGAGGGGGAGAAAGTGAAGAACATAGAGAAGAGGCATAGAGACCAACCAGGCATAATGACAACAGCAAATGATTGGGTCATACAAGCGGATATCGGGAAACAGCTTGAACTCCCAAAAGACATCATTACCACAAACCTGAGACCCGATATAATTATGTATTCCAGGAGGACTAAACAACTGGTGTTGATAGAACTCACCGTACCCTGGGAAGATAGGGTAGAAGAAGCCCAAGAGAGGAAACTTCAAAAGTACCAGGAGTTAGTAACCAACTGCAGGGAAAGGGGGTGGAAAACAAGGAACTGCCCAGTGGAAGTCGGCTGCAGGGGGTTCATAGCTGAGTCTATGTGA